The following proteins are encoded in a genomic region of Helicobacter sp. MIT 21-1697:
- a CDS encoding type II toxin-antitoxin system HicB family antitoxin, whose protein sequence is MLLNAIIEKDENGYFAYVPALSGCVSCGETYEEALTNIIEATELYIESLQENEKYTLLTKNSAIVPIEVQINA, encoded by the coding sequence ATGCTACTCAATGCAATCATAGAAAAAGATGAAAATGGTTATTTTGCCTATGTCCCAGCACTTAGTGGGTGTGTATCTTGCGGAGAAACCTATGAGGAGGCTTTGACTAATATCATAGAAGCCACAGAGCTTTATATAGAGAGTTTGCAAGAGAATGAGAAATACACGCTTTTAACAAAAAATTCGGCAATAGTTCCCATAGAAGTACAAATAAATGCCTGA
- a CDS encoding murein hydrolase activator EnvC family protein, protein MNLIMRGFGWIAICVIINVCMANIDQDIAKNKDKLATAKSQEKAISKKLDVLGKAINAKNAELTQLGNQINALEKDIEQNQGKSQSQEKTLKDSQKKQNALLEQKLHIENQLIKLIVQGIAFNMVISHSADIDSIDGVVQYHIYQILHKNARNSIKTLNAKHNILNNEIKQISNAISQIQNSIKAQTNKKEHLQTAKEQQKATLSKMQTELKTYDQQLKDIVKERKSLDEILSKLNIVKEQKQQGSNQQAFINNQKNPSSIKAPKQFGTSYRDVPTIAYKGAKTFSPLDNYVVEKKFGPYFDPVYKFKIFNAAIMLNPKSPNAPVKNVLDGKIVYAKEAPGLKKVVIIEHNNAIHTIYAYMDKIESAIKTGTPIKKGTIIGKVNERLSFEITQKDKHINPADFIKLN, encoded by the coding sequence ATGAATTTGATAATGAGGGGCTTTGGCTGGATTGCAATATGTGTTATCATAAATGTATGTATGGCAAATATTGACCAAGATATTGCAAAAAACAAAGATAAACTTGCCACTGCCAAATCCCAAGAAAAAGCCATTAGCAAAAAACTTGATGTTTTGGGCAAAGCAATTAATGCAAAAAATGCCGAACTCACACAACTTGGGAATCAAATCAATGCTTTAGAAAAAGATATAGAACAAAATCAAGGCAAATCCCAAAGCCAAGAAAAAACACTTAAAGATTCTCAAAAAAAACAAAATGCACTTTTAGAGCAAAAACTTCATATTGAAAACCAACTTATCAAGCTTATTGTGCAGGGTATCGCGTTTAATATGGTTATTAGCCACTCTGCAGATATTGATTCTATTGATGGTGTAGTGCAATATCATATTTATCAGATTCTGCATAAAAACGCACGCAATTCTATCAAAACACTCAATGCCAAACACAATATTCTTAATAACGAAATCAAGCAAATAAGTAACGCTATTTCTCAAATTCAAAATTCCATTAAGGCTCAAACCAACAAAAAAGAACATCTCCAAACGGCAAAAGAACAACAAAAAGCTACTCTTTCAAAAATGCAAACCGAGCTTAAAACCTATGACCAACAGCTTAAAGACATTGTCAAAGAGCGCAAAAGCCTTGATGAAATTCTCTCCAAGCTTAATATTGTTAAAGAACAAAAACAACAAGGCTCTAATCAACAAGCTTTTATCAATAACCAAAAAAACCCAAGCAGCATCAAAGCCCCAAAACAATTTGGCACTTCATATCGTGATGTGCCAACCATTGCCTATAAAGGTGCAAAAACCTTTTCGCCACTTGATAATTATGTTGTTGAAAAAAAATTTGGACCCTATTTTGATCCTGTATATAAATTTAAAATTTTCAATGCAGCAATTATGCTCAACCCCAAATCCCCGAATGCTCCAGTCAAAAATGTGCTTGATGGCAAGATAGTGTATGCCAAAGAAGCACCCGGACTTAAAAAAGTCGTGATTATTGAACATAATAATGCTATCCATACTATTTATGCATATATGGACAAAATAGAATCTGCAATTAAAACCGGCACACCTATTAAAAAAGGCACGATTATTGGCAAAGTCAATGAACGCTTAAGTTTTGAAATCACTCAAAAAGATAAACATATCAATCCTGCAGATTTTATAAAACTCAACTAA
- a CDS encoding cell division protein FtsX — translation MNLLRRHLALIIPLLALLFSLESIMLVNRAVTKHENKLSDNYSIVIASKNALTLDKIQSFIREAKELKAIAPDYMMNELKKDLSRESLETLQRELPFFYSLKLSTFPDEDRLQKINTTLSKLNGVTKVESFSKSHSQVYKLLLIIKSSIIVFASLIAILSYILMVKQIEIWKFEHSDRMEIMAFLGAPAWMRNGILFRLAFIDSIVSTIAIIAGMTYLINHDKMQEVFHTLEVTSNIFRMGSDFVILLFTSILVSIVSVVFVIIKQKDL, via the coding sequence ATGAATTTGCTTAGGAGACATTTGGCACTTATTATCCCGCTTTTAGCTCTTCTTTTTAGCCTTGAAAGCATTATGCTTGTCAATCGTGCTGTAACCAAACACGAAAACAAGCTCTCTGATAATTATTCTATCGTTATTGCTTCAAAAAATGCACTTACGCTTGATAAGATTCAAAGTTTTATTCGTGAAGCAAAGGAGTTAAAAGCTATTGCGCCTGATTATATGATGAATGAACTCAAAAAGGATCTTAGTCGCGAAAGCCTTGAAACATTGCAAAGAGAATTGCCTTTTTTCTATTCGCTCAAACTCTCTACTTTCCCAGATGAAGACCGACTCCAAAAGATTAATACAACACTTTCAAAGCTTAATGGCGTAACTAAAGTTGAATCTTTTAGTAAGAGTCATTCGCAAGTTTATAAGCTCCTGCTCATCATTAAAAGCTCAATTATAGTTTTTGCATCACTTATTGCCATTTTAAGTTATATTCTTATGGTAAAACAAATTGAAATTTGGAAATTTGAACATAGTGATAGAATGGAAATTATGGCTTTTTTAGGTGCTCCTGCGTGGATGAGAAATGGCATTTTATTCCGCCTTGCATTTATTGATTCTATTGTTTCAACGATAGCTATTATTGCAGGTATGACATATCTCATTAACCACGACAAAATGCAAGAAGTATTTCACACACTTGAAGTAACAAGCAATATATTCCGTATGGGGAGTGATTTTGTCATTCTTCTTTTTACATCTATACTTGTATCTATTGTCTCGGTGGTTTTTGTCATTATTAAACAAAAAGACTTATGA
- a CDS encoding HU family DNA-binding protein — protein sequence MNKAEFVDLVKKVGDYNTKKDAEQAVNSFVDAISKALSKKQSVELVGFGKFETAIQKAKSGKVPGTNKTYQTKEKAVPKFRPGKGLKDQVAKAKK from the coding sequence ATGAACAAGGCTGAGTTTGTAGATTTGGTTAAGAAAGTTGGTGACTACAACACAAAAAAAGATGCTGAACAAGCAGTAAATTCTTTTGTGGATGCTATCTCCAAAGCTCTTTCTAAAAAACAAAGTGTAGAGCTTGTCGGTTTTGGTAAATTTGAAACAGCTATTCAAAAAGCTAAAAGCGGCAAAGTTCCCGGGACAAACAAAACTTACCAAACAAAAGAAAAGGCTGTGCCTAAGTTCCGCCCCGGAAAAGGCTTGAAAGACCAAGTAGCAAAAGCTAAAAAATAA
- a CDS encoding FlaG family protein produces the protein MLNDINNVNNTNNTIKNQLVNMISTSGKTITEDKRPIEVRVREETAQHQDRENKKQLENELRELSKKLNDEMKRIDTDIHFSYNENIPGLMVTVKESNGDKVIREIPSKEAIELMKKMREVIGVIFDKQG, from the coding sequence ATGCTTAATGATATTAATAATGTTAATAACACCAACAATACCATTAAAAATCAGTTGGTCAATATGATAAGCACAAGTGGAAAAACTATCACGGAAGATAAACGTCCCATAGAAGTGCGTGTAAGAGAAGAAACTGCGCAACATCAAGACAGGGAAAATAAAAAACAACTGGAAAATGAACTGCGTGAATTAAGCAAAAAGCTTAATGACGAAATGAAGCGCATTGACACCGATATTCATTTTTCATATAATGAAAATATACCCGGTCTTATGGTAACGGTTAAAGAAAGTAATGGTGATAAGGTGATTCGCGAGATTCCATCAAAAGAGGCTATTGAATTGATGAAAAAAATGCGTGAAGTCATTGGTGTCATTTTTGACAAACAAGGTTAA
- a CDS encoding NAD(P)H-dependent glycerol-3-phosphate dehydrogenase, with translation MNKVSVFGGGAWGRALAFALAEKNEVRIISRRDIGPLLEPLNQSLVALNCAPIMQVSHKEALDAQYFVMAIATSALREWLAVAHLPQEIKILCASKGIESGSGAFVSDIMEERIAHKSIAYLCGPSFASEVVHSLPCALVIHSRNLELSREFGTLMPHFIKTYVSPDVVGGEVAGAYKNVIAIAGGICDGLAFGMNAKASLLARGLVEMSRFGEHFGAKMETFLGLSGAGDLFLTSNSTMSRNYRVGLGLAQGKAINEILKELGEVAEGVITAKAITEIGQRENIYTPIAREINLIINGKNVRESSKALMA, from the coding sequence ATGAATAAAGTAAGTGTGTTTGGTGGAGGAGCGTGGGGTAGAGCATTAGCTTTTGCATTGGCTGAAAAAAATGAGGTAAGAATCATATCACGCAGGGATATTGGTCCTTTGCTTGAACCTTTAAATCAAAGTCTAGTAGCATTAAATTGCGCACCAATTATGCAAGTTTCTCATAAAGAGGCATTAGATGCGCAGTATTTTGTTATGGCAATAGCCACAAGTGCGTTGCGAGAATGGTTAGCAGTAGCTCATTTGCCTCAAGAGATAAAGATTCTCTGTGCGAGCAAAGGGATAGAATCTGGAAGTGGTGCATTTGTGAGTGATATTATGGAGGAGCGCATTGCTCATAAAAGTATCGCCTATTTGTGCGGTCCTAGCTTTGCTTCTGAAGTGGTGCATTCTTTGCCTTGCGCACTTGTCATTCATTCGCGCAATCTTGAGTTAAGTCGCGAATTTGGCACTTTGATGCCACATTTTATTAAAACTTATGTAAGTCCTGATGTGGTGGGTGGAGAAGTAGCTGGAGCATATAAAAATGTGATTGCCATAGCAGGAGGTATTTGTGATGGGTTGGCATTTGGTATGAATGCAAAAGCCTCTCTTCTTGCGCGAGGACTTGTAGAAATGAGCCGATTTGGAGAGCATTTTGGCGCAAAAATGGAGACATTCTTGGGGCTTTCTGGTGCTGGAGATTTATTTTTAACCTCAAATTCTACAATGTCGCGTAACTATCGTGTAGGACTTGGATTGGCGCAGGGAAAAGCAATCAATGAGATTCTTAAAGAGCTTGGTGAAGTAGCTGAAGGTGTGATTACCGCAAAAGCAATTACAGAAATAGGACAAAGGGAAAATATTTATACGCCTATTGCGAGAGAAATTAACTTGATTATTAATGGAAAAAATGTGAGGGAGAGTTCAAAAGCATTGATGGCATAG
- the fliS gene encoding flagellar export chaperone FliS, whose translation MYGNNAYSLYQQNSVSVESPVKLVEMLYEGILRFCAQAKRHMEAEDIEKKIYYINRTTDIFTELLNTLDYDKGGEVAVYLTGLYTHQIKLLTQANVANDTNKIDIVMNVAKGLLEAWREINQDELAR comes from the coding sequence ATGTATGGCAACAATGCTTATAGTCTCTATCAACAAAATTCAGTTTCAGTAGAATCCCCCGTAAAACTTGTAGAAATGCTCTATGAAGGTATTTTAAGATTCTGTGCTCAAGCCAAGCGGCATATGGAAGCTGAAGATATTGAAAAAAAAATCTACTATATTAATCGCACTACTGATATTTTTACCGAGCTTCTTAATACGCTTGATTATGATAAAGGTGGCGAGGTAGCTGTATATCTTACAGGACTTTATACCCATCAAATCAAACTCCTTACACAAGCCAATGTTGCCAATGACACAAATAAAATTGACATTGTAATGAATGTGGCAAAAGGACTTTTAGAAGCGTGGCGAGAAATTAATCAAGATGAATTGGCTCGATAA
- a CDS encoding type II toxin-antitoxin system HicA family toxin — protein sequence MPEYPKLNAKEAEKILLENGFVFARQKGSHKIYIKGHLRQVLPHHSGKILHPKIIKQVFEIIEK from the coding sequence ATGCCTGAATATCCTAAGCTCAATGCGAAAGAGGCAGAAAAAATCCTTTTAGAAAATGGCTTTGTATTTGCTAGGCAAAAAGGAAGTCATAAAATCTACATTAAAGGACATTTGAGGCAGGTTTTACCACATCATAGTGGCAAAATTCTACACCCTAAAATTATCAAACAAGTCTTTGAGATTATAGAAAAGTGA
- the fliD gene encoding flagellar filament capping protein FliD, with the protein MALGTLSSLGLGSKVLNHDVIDKLREADEASLIKPIDKKIEQNVEKQTELVAITSALRDLKSSTSKLGDYSTYLGRSSNVIGDALKANISTGVPTQDIKIDIDSVATSDINEIGSKYESRESAFSQKDSVLKFHHKGRDYKIDIKAGMELGEVAQLITDTTKGEVMGIVMKTGGSNPYQLMVNSKDTGESSRIYFGSTASGSVVPSGAFALNDGDLNITLKDKKGIEKTLAIKLSKTATESKTQDNAEALKEAIIAAIKNDSDFDGLLDNDINIGIGGANSDALTLNDRRGYSIELQGAKAQSLGFGTENKNNGKEDLMVATKSIGAGKLTGTINIGSVPLDLSTLTKEKNTSTQNAQAIAEAINNIAGIYGSVNDEGKLVINSDTGEVNIYANDDPQSKKALEDLGLKAGITMDYTKTQEELFKIRNVQKAEDARFSYNGISMKRPTNNVDDIVNGVNIEFLTTTEPGKPAVISITRNDEEIIENVKKFVESYNDLALKLDDVTRYDEDSKIAGVFNGNSDIRMIRPSLNRIFSTTIQTETELKGLAKYGLSLNEKGVMSLDVSKLQMALSSDPEGTQELFSGSMKTTEFKEVRIDGVFKKFDQEIDRLLNGPNARLKVLEESLTKDDKKLREDRKKAVEQLNTRYDIMAQRFAAYDSQISKTNNAFSSVQLMIDQSVAKK; encoded by the coding sequence ATGGCACTTGGCACATTGAGTTCGCTTGGACTTGGAAGCAAAGTTTTAAATCACGATGTGATTGACAAACTAAGGGAAGCTGATGAGGCTTCACTTATCAAGCCCATTGATAAAAAAATTGAGCAAAATGTTGAAAAACAAACCGAGCTTGTGGCTATTACCTCTGCTTTGCGTGATTTAAAATCTAGCACAAGTAAGCTCGGAGACTATTCTACTTATCTGGGACGCTCTAGTAATGTTATTGGTGATGCACTCAAAGCAAATATATCCACAGGTGTGCCCACACAAGATATTAAAATTGATATAGATTCTGTAGCAACTTCTGACATTAATGAAATAGGCTCAAAATATGAGAGTAGAGAATCTGCATTTAGCCAAAAAGATTCTGTATTAAAATTTCACCACAAAGGACGTGATTATAAAATTGATATTAAAGCAGGTATGGAATTAGGCGAGGTAGCACAGCTCATCACAGATACAACAAAAGGCGAAGTAATGGGAATCGTGATGAAAACAGGTGGCTCAAACCCTTATCAGCTTATGGTTAATTCAAAAGATACAGGTGAATCTTCCCGCATATATTTTGGCTCAACTGCAAGTGGCTCTGTCGTTCCCTCTGGTGCTTTTGCTCTTAATGATGGAGATTTAAACATTACGCTTAAGGACAAAAAAGGCATTGAGAAAACTCTTGCCATCAAACTTTCCAAAACTGCAACAGAATCTAAAACTCAAGATAACGCAGAAGCTCTTAAAGAAGCTATTATTGCTGCAATTAAAAATGATTCAGACTTTGATGGACTGCTTGATAATGATATTAATATCGGTATAGGGGGCGCAAATAGTGATGCGCTCACTCTCAATGATAGACGCGGTTATAGCATTGAACTTCAGGGTGCTAAAGCACAAAGTTTAGGCTTTGGCACAGAAAACAAAAACAATGGCAAAGAAGACTTAATGGTGGCAACTAAAAGTATAGGAGCAGGAAAACTTACAGGCACAATCAATATAGGCAGCGTCCCACTTGACCTTTCTACACTTACAAAAGAAAAAAATACATCTACCCAAAATGCACAAGCCATTGCCGAAGCAATCAATAATATCGCTGGAATCTATGGCTCTGTCAATGATGAGGGCAAACTTGTGATTAACTCCGATACAGGAGAAGTAAATATTTATGCAAATGATGACCCCCAAAGCAAAAAAGCTCTTGAGGATTTGGGCTTGAAAGCTGGCATAACGATGGATTATACCAAAACGCAAGAAGAGCTTTTTAAAATACGCAATGTTCAAAAAGCAGAAGATGCAAGATTTTCATATAATGGTATCTCAATGAAACGTCCCACAAATAATGTTGATGACATTGTCAATGGGGTTAATATTGAGTTTCTTACTACTACCGAACCGGGAAAACCTGCTGTGATTAGCATTACACGCAATGATGAAGAGATTATAGAAAATGTGAAGAAATTTGTTGAATCTTATAATGACCTTGCTTTAAAACTTGATGATGTTACACGTTATGACGAAGATTCTAAAATTGCTGGTGTATTTAATGGCAATAGCGATATTCGTATGATACGCCCTAGCCTTAATCGTATCTTTTCTACAACAATCCAAACAGAAACAGAACTCAAAGGACTTGCAAAATATGGGCTTTCTTTGAACGAAAAGGGTGTGATGAGCCTTGATGTGAGCAAGCTCCAAATGGCTTTGAGCTCTGACCCAGAAGGCACTCAAGAACTTTTCAGTGGGAGTATGAAAACGACAGAATTTAAAGAAGTGCGAATTGATGGCGTTTTTAAAAAATTTGATCAAGAGATTGATAGACTCTTAAATGGACCAAATGCACGGCTTAAAGTGCTTGAGGAAAGCCTCACAAAAGATGATAAAAAACTACGCGAAGATAGAAAAAAAGCAGTTGAACAGCTCAATACACGCTATGACATTATGGCACAGAGATTTGCAGCTTATGATTCTCAAATCTCTAAAACCAATAATGCCTTTAGCAGTGTTCAACTGATGATTGATCAATCCGTAGCTAAAAAATAA
- the gatB gene encoding Asp-tRNA(Asn)/Glu-tRNA(Gln) amidotransferase subunit GatB has product MSAYETIIGLEVHVQLNTKTKIFCACATSFGDEPNKNVCPTCLGLPGALPVLNREAVKKAISFGTAINATINQNSIFARKNYFYPDLPKAYQISQFEIPIIGRGSIEIEYENQTKTIGVTRAHLEEDAGKNIHEEGYSKVDLNRACTPLLEIVSEPDMRSSDEAVAYLKKLHSIVRFLGISDANMQEGSFRCDANVSIRPKGDSKLYTRVEIKNLNSFKFIQKAIEYEVERQIEAWEDGTYKSEVVQETRLFDTTKGITRSMRGKEEAADYRYFPDPDLLPVFIDENLMREGREIPEMPDEKRARYINTLGLKPYDAGVLTGSLELALYFESMLAEGASAKGALTWLTTELLGRLKGESTLQTCGVDSKTLATLVKRIEEGKISGKSAKEILDVLVVKGGDVDSLIDSMGLAQVNDEGAILSVIESVLNANADKVAEYKSGKDKLFGFFVGQVMKSVKGANPARVNELLREKLG; this is encoded by the coding sequence ATGTCAGCGTATGAGACCATTATCGGATTAGAAGTGCATGTCCAGCTTAATACCAAAACAAAAATTTTTTGTGCTTGTGCGACAAGCTTTGGTGATGAGCCTAATAAAAATGTCTGCCCCACCTGTTTGGGACTACCCGGTGCGCTCCCTGTGCTTAATCGCGAAGCAGTCAAAAAGGCGATTTCCTTTGGCACTGCTATTAATGCGACAATTAACCAAAATTCCATATTCGCACGCAAAAACTACTTCTACCCCGATTTGCCAAAGGCATATCAAATCAGTCAATTTGAGATTCCTATCATCGGACGCGGCAGCATTGAAATTGAATATGAGAATCAAACAAAAACTATCGGTGTTACGCGTGCGCACCTTGAGGAAGACGCAGGTAAAAATATCCACGAAGAGGGATATTCAAAGGTTGATTTAAATCGTGCTTGCACACCTTTGCTAGAAATTGTGAGTGAGCCTGATATGCGGAGTTCTGATGAGGCAGTAGCCTATCTTAAAAAGCTGCATTCTATTGTGCGATTTCTTGGCATAAGTGATGCAAATATGCAGGAGGGAAGCTTTAGGTGCGATGCAAATGTTTCTATCCGCCCTAAAGGAGATTCCAAACTCTATACGCGTGTGGAGATTAAGAATCTTAATTCCTTTAAATTTATCCAAAAAGCCATTGAATACGAAGTAGAGCGGCAAATTGAAGCGTGGGAAGATGGCACATACAAAAGCGAAGTTGTGCAAGAAACGCGCCTTTTTGATACTACCAAAGGCATTACACGCTCAATGCGTGGCAAGGAAGAGGCAGCTGACTATCGTTATTTCCCTGACCCAGACCTTTTACCTGTGTTTATTGATGAGAATCTTATGCGTGAGGGACGCGAGATTCCAGAAATGCCTGATGAAAAACGAGCAAGATACATCAATACCTTAGGACTTAAGCCCTATGATGCAGGGGTGCTTACAGGTAGCCTTGAGCTTGCGCTATATTTTGAATCTATGCTTGCAGAGGGTGCAAGTGCCAAAGGTGCGCTTACTTGGCTTACCACAGAGCTTTTAGGAAGGCTCAAGGGGGAGAGCACATTGCAAACTTGTGGGGTGGATTCTAAAACTTTAGCTACGCTTGTCAAACGCATTGAAGAGGGCAAAATCAGTGGCAAAAGTGCTAAAGAAATTTTAGATGTGCTTGTGGTTAAGGGGGGCGATGTGGATAGCCTCATAGATTCTATGGGATTAGCACAAGTCAATGATGAGGGCGCAATACTCAGTGTGATAGAATCTGTGCTCAATGCCAATGCCGATAAAGTCGCGGAATACAAAAGTGGCAAAGACAAGCTCTTTGGATTTTTTGTTGGGCAAGTGATGAAAAGTGTTAAAGGCGCAAATCCAGCGAGAGTAAATGAACTTTTGAGGGAAAAATTAGGCTAA
- a CDS encoding Eco57I restriction-modification methylase domain-containing protein, with the protein MGSGHFLVSALNELILLKFQLGILCDEHYERLKDIALSIENDEILVRDSHNAPFAYTFPAHENIESHKIQKALFYNKRKLIESCLFGVDINPNSCEITKLRLWIELLKYSFYKDIANKRLETLPNIDINIKCGNSLISHFDTYEYDKDKAPQRGTFAWLKKKDSTFSNNFRDKLLRYNNLVQMYKEKLGDKSQIDAEINALKAYFKDTLLNNGYIMESLEKHLGAFVRTYGDSVFDIETPFGMEMIKIIRKKNAEKKSFKFQPTLEELEPKPIDKKGQDLLALIHKEFETLESLRKSDTFEWRFAFPEVLDLETFEEKQKRVSANNAIKATQSQRNMKKKPQEIKDTFGDFKGFDLVIGNPPYIRQQEITSLKPHLKNYKCFDGAADIYVYFFELAFKLLKQNARFTFVTSNKWVKAGYGKSLQKFLLEKSFIESYIDFSGVKVFDSASVDVSIIEVSNYQYKQEIKCCEISQEQMSSFKNDVETIISNNYFLKPQSSLNLDYFRFEMQDNATHLIFKLKSFPLRFSNIAQIAKGSSTGNDKAFLFDFIANDKNTIEVKNEFRRFHIEKEILVPFCYGEDIKRFEYCKATKYLLYPYDKENILIHKHTLQNDYPLAYEYLENLKSVLLQRKIVIDEQNYYKFSALRNAHTYRTAKIMIPDLLNYPRFGFDNVGMFHNASIHNVALKENYQQMEKLILGVLNSKLFWFFIEKSSTKLGGSAIRLMPIYIDCFSFPHITQANQKIVDNIIALVDRILESKAKDSTFDTSTLESRIDSLVYQLYSLTNEEIQIIESK; encoded by the coding sequence GTGGGTAGTGGGCATTTTCTCGTCTCTGCCCTCAATGAACTTATTTTACTTAAATTTCAGCTAGGCATTCTCTGCGATGAACATTATGAGAGATTAAAAGACATTGCCCTTAGCATAGAAAATGATGAAATCCTTGTGCGAGATTCTCACAATGCGCCTTTTGCCTACACATTCCCCGCACACGAAAACATAGAATCGCATAAAATTCAAAAAGCCCTTTTTTACAACAAACGCAAACTCATAGAATCCTGCCTCTTTGGCGTGGATATTAATCCCAATTCTTGCGAGATAACAAAGCTGCGCCTTTGGATAGAGCTACTCAAATACAGCTTTTATAAAGATATAGCTAATAAGAGGCTAGAGACTCTGCCAAATATTGATATAAATATTAAGTGTGGGAATAGCCTTATTTCGCATTTTGACACTTATGAGTATGATAAAGACAAAGCCCCGCAAAGAGGTACTTTTGCGTGGTTAAAAAAGAAAGATTCTACATTTAGCAACAATTTTAGAGACAAGCTCCTGCGCTATAATAATTTGGTGCAAATGTATAAAGAAAAATTAGGCGATAAATCACAAATAGACGCAGAAATCAATGCACTCAAAGCCTATTTCAAAGACACACTTTTAAACAATGGCTACATAATGGAATCTTTAGAGAAACATTTAGGGGCATTTGTGCGCACCTATGGGGATTCTGTCTTTGACATTGAAACGCCCTTTGGTATGGAGATGATAAAGATTATTAGAAAAAAGAATGCAGAGAAAAAGTCCTTTAAATTCCAACCCACCCTAGAGGAGCTAGAGCCTAAGCCCATAGACAAAAAGGGGCAGGATTTACTTGCGCTTATCCACAAAGAATTTGAGACTTTAGAATCTCTGCGTAAAAGTGATACTTTTGAATGGCGATTTGCATTTCCTGAAGTGCTAGATTTAGAAACTTTTGAAGAAAAACAAAAGCGAGTGAGTGCAAATAATGCAATCAAAGCTACACAAAGCCAAAGAAATATGAAGAAAAAACCACAAGAGATTAAAGATACTTTTGGGGATTTCAAAGGCTTTGATTTGGTGATTGGCAATCCGCCCTATATTAGGCAACAAGAAATTACTTCCTTGAAACCACATTTAAAAAATTACAAATGTTTTGATGGAGCAGCTGATATTTATGTGTATTTTTTTGAATTAGCTTTCAAACTATTAAAGCAAAATGCTAGATTTACTTTTGTAACTTCTAATAAATGGGTAAAGGCGGGATATGGAAAATCCTTACAAAAATTTTTATTAGAAAAATCTTTTATAGAAAGCTATATTGACTTTAGTGGTGTTAAAGTTTTTGATTCTGCAAGTGTTGATGTCAGCATTATTGAGGTTAGCAATTACCAATATAAGCAAGAAATAAAATGTTGTGAAATCTCACAAGAGCAGATGAGTTCTTTTAAAAATGATGTAGAGACAATAATTTCCAATAACTATTTTCTAAAACCTCAATCAAGTCTAAATTTGGACTATTTTAGATTTGAAATGCAAGATAATGCAACTCATCTTATTTTTAAACTAAAATCTTTTCCTTTAAGATTCTCTAATATAGCTCAAATAGCCAAAGGTTCATCAACAGGGAATGATAAGGCATTTTTATTTGATTTTATTGCAAATGATAAAAATACCATAGAGGTAAAAAATGAGTTTAGGAGATTTCATATAGAAAAAGAAATTTTAGTGCCATTTTGCTATGGCGAGGATATTAAAAGGTTTGAATACTGCAAGGCAACAAAATATCTTTTGTATCCTTACGATAAAGAAAATATTTTAATACATAAACATACGCTACAAAACGATTATCCACTTGCTTATGAATATTTAGAGAATTTAAAGTCAGTTTTGCTCCAAAGAAAAATAGTTATAGACGAGCAAAATTATTATAAATTTTCAGCTTTAAGAAATGCTCATACTTATAGAACTGCTAAGATTATGATACCAGACTTACTAAATTATCCAAGATTTGGCTTTGATAATGTAGGAATGTTTCATAATGCAAGCATTCACAATGTAGCCTTAAAAGAAAACTATCAACAAATGGAAAAACTTATTTTAGGAGTCTTAAATTCTAAACTTTTTTGGTTTTTTATTGAAAAATCAAGCACAAAATTAGGTGGTAGTGCTATAAGACTTATGCCAATCTATATTGATTGTTTTAGTTTTCCCCACATCACTCAAGCAAACCAAAAAATCGTTGATAATATCATTGCTTTAGTGGATAGGATTTTAGAATCCAAGGCAAAAGATTCCACCTTTGACACTTCCACTTTAGAATCCCGCATTGATTCTTTGGTGTATCAACTCTATAGTCTCACCAATGAGGAAATTCAAATTATAGAATCCAAATAA